A genomic segment from Pseudomonas mendocina encodes:
- a CDS encoding helix-turn-helix transcriptional regulator, with the protein MSAPRSAERTRVELAEFLRSRRERLSPEEVGLPSGGRRRTPGLRREEVAALAGVGLSWYTWLEQGRDISVSAAFLDNLSRTLKLDATERRHLFLLAHQRLPPEPGKTWCTVPAPIHRLMGDLPLRPAYVLNLRWDVLAWNGAADRVFGFSAWPADRRNLLWMLFTSPAMRELFAPWDEQALQILSSFRRDFVRATQAPDIAALVKELEKASPDFRTWWRRQDINGPCQGIRHLQIEGVGRVVLEHTTLTIDEDRHLRLVYYAVKDGTPQSHAFEQWLQQKPVLA; encoded by the coding sequence ATGAGCGCACCTCGTTCAGCCGAGCGCACTCGGGTAGAACTAGCTGAATTCCTACGCAGTCGCCGTGAGCGTCTCTCACCAGAGGAGGTGGGGTTACCATCGGGCGGGAGGAGGCGCACGCCGGGGCTACGCCGTGAGGAGGTTGCGGCGTTGGCGGGTGTGGGTTTGTCCTGGTACACATGGTTGGAGCAAGGGCGAGACATCAGCGTTTCCGCTGCTTTCCTCGACAACCTTTCGCGTACGCTCAAGCTGGATGCTACCGAGCGACGTCACCTGTTTCTGCTCGCCCATCAACGCCTGCCACCTGAGCCTGGGAAGACTTGGTGTACGGTGCCAGCACCGATTCATCGGCTGATGGGCGACCTGCCGTTAAGACCAGCCTATGTGCTCAATCTACGTTGGGATGTTCTGGCTTGGAACGGTGCTGCGGATCGGGTGTTTGGCTTCTCCGCTTGGCCGGCGGACCGCCGCAATCTGTTGTGGATGCTGTTTACCAGTCCGGCCATGCGCGAGCTATTCGCCCCCTGGGATGAGCAGGCGCTGCAGATCCTTTCCAGTTTTCGCCGCGACTTCGTGCGCGCTACCCAGGCACCCGATATCGCCGCTTTGGTAAAAGAGCTGGAAAAGGCCTCGCCGGACTTCAGGACATGGTGGCGGCGCCAGGACATCAATGGCCCTTGCCAGGGTATCCGCCACCTGCAGATCGAAGGGGTTGGGCGTGTAGTGTTGGAGCACACCACGCTGACCATCGACGAGGATCGCCATCTTCGACTGGTCTATTACGCAGTAAAGGATGGCACGCCGCAAAGCCATGCTTTCGAACAATGGCTTCAGCAAAAACCCGTGTTGGCATAA
- the recB gene encoding exodeoxyribonuclease V subunit beta, whose translation MNQQRPLALTFPLHGSRLIEASAGTGKTFTISALYLRLILGHGGEAAFGEPLLPPQILVVTFTDAATRELRDRIRARLVEAATVFRGDAQGDDLLRELRGDFAQTQWDECARRLELAAQWMDEAAVSTIHGWCQRMLREHAFDSGSLFSQTLETDHSELLAEVVRDYWRQHCYPLQGAALQWVAGVWGTPAGLGTKLRPLLSEESEASVQVLGELLDLVLGERDRQLQVLKQPWPIWAEELELLLDGARDAKAFNGSKLKQPDYKRWFVKLKEWALGDAANLDLGKGFERLTPDGLAEAWKGEPPDHPALAAMALLKSQLDALPDPADAALRHAAAWVRQRFDWEKRQRAEMGFDDMLVRLDAALQGSNGPRLAEVIRRQFPVAMIDEFQDTDPLQYRIFDTLYEVEANRDDCGLFMIGDPKQAIYSFRGADIHTYLRARRATFGRHYNLEKNFRSSQAMVDAVNGVFLRAEERESGEGAFLLRDDLPFIEVGAQGRGEVWSVNGQAQPALTVWQLASDEPVAKGAYLDAMAAGAASEIVRLLDLGQRGQAGFSKEGALSALRPSDIAVLVRDFNEAQAIRGELAARGVRSVYLSDKDSVFAAQEARDLLLWLRACAEPDQDRSLRAALASATLGLALAELEQLNLHERTWERRVMQFRDYRQRWQRQGVLPMLRQLLQDFELPQRLMGRDDGERVLTNLLHLAELLQQAAAELDGELALIRHLSELLAGEGQAADEQVLRLESDEALVRVVTIHKSKGLEYPLVFLPFICAFRPVDDKKPLQIHDGERRRLVLKADEDSLERAERERLGEDLRLLYVALTRARHACWLGVSDLKIGNGKKSRLHESAIGYLLGGGEPLAASAALVDWLAPFASGLESSVAPVPPASEQRYRVIDDERFEPHWRTPARRAAEHWWIASYSALRLDEDAPSQISRHEDAAPDSPAMQNAIDDESPLLALAPLPASAQGLHRFPRGPNPGTFLHGLLEMAAQEGFAILARNPAKLREALARRCQRRGLEGWIDPLQDWLLALLTRPLPLDGADSLVLAQLTQYQSELEFWFEARGVDVRLLDQWVQQCELPGIARQPLRADTLNGMFKGFIDLVFEHQGRYYVADYKSNWLGSDDSAYTCDAMETAIASHRYDLQYVLYVLALHRQLRLRLPDYDYDQHVGGALYLFLRAPQQGAYLARPPRELIERLDALFMGEAEEGAA comes from the coding sequence ATGAACCAGCAGCGCCCATTGGCCCTGACGTTTCCCCTGCACGGCAGCCGTTTGATCGAGGCCAGTGCCGGTACGGGCAAGACCTTCACCATTTCCGCACTTTACCTGCGGCTGATCCTCGGCCACGGCGGTGAGGCCGCGTTCGGCGAACCTCTGTTGCCGCCGCAGATTCTGGTGGTGACCTTTACCGATGCGGCCACGCGCGAATTGCGCGACCGGATTCGCGCGCGCCTGGTCGAGGCCGCGACCGTATTCCGGGGCGATGCCCAGGGCGATGATCTGCTGCGTGAACTGCGCGGTGATTTCGCCCAGACGCAGTGGGACGAGTGCGCCCGCCGTCTGGAGTTGGCAGCGCAGTGGATGGACGAGGCCGCCGTGTCCACCATCCACGGCTGGTGTCAGCGCATGCTGCGTGAGCACGCTTTCGACAGCGGCAGCCTGTTCAGTCAGACCCTGGAGACCGATCACAGCGAACTGCTGGCCGAAGTGGTTCGCGATTACTGGCGGCAGCACTGTTATCCGTTGCAGGGCGCGGCGCTGCAATGGGTGGCAGGTGTCTGGGGCACACCCGCCGGGCTGGGGACGAAGCTACGACCTTTACTCAGTGAAGAGAGTGAGGCTTCAGTGCAGGTTTTGGGTGAGTTGCTTGATCTCGTTCTGGGGGAGCGTGATCGGCAACTGCAGGTGCTGAAACAGCCTTGGCCGATCTGGGCTGAAGAGCTGGAACTCTTGCTCGATGGCGCGCGCGACGCTAAAGCGTTCAACGGCAGTAAGCTCAAGCAGCCGGACTACAAGCGTTGGTTCGTCAAACTCAAAGAGTGGGCGTTGGGTGATGCAGCGAACCTGGATCTCGGCAAGGGCTTCGAGCGTCTGACCCCTGACGGCTTGGCCGAAGCCTGGAAAGGCGAGCCGCCAGATCATCCGGCATTGGCTGCCATGGCTTTACTCAAGTCTCAGCTCGATGCGCTGCCTGATCCAGCGGACGCGGCTTTGCGCCACGCGGCGGCCTGGGTTCGCCAGCGTTTCGACTGGGAGAAACGCCAGCGCGCGGAGATGGGCTTCGACGACATGCTGGTGCGCCTGGACGCTGCCCTGCAAGGCAGCAATGGTCCGCGCCTGGCCGAGGTGATTCGCCGCCAGTTCCCGGTGGCGATGATCGATGAATTCCAGGACACCGACCCGCTGCAGTACCGCATCTTCGACACGCTCTACGAGGTCGAAGCCAATCGCGATGACTGCGGTCTGTTCATGATCGGCGACCCCAAACAGGCCATCTATTCTTTCCGTGGTGCCGACATTCACACCTACCTGCGCGCGCGCCGAGCCACATTCGGTCGGCACTACAACCTGGAAAAGAACTTCCGCTCCAGTCAGGCAATGGTCGATGCCGTCAATGGCGTTTTCCTCCGGGCTGAAGAGCGTGAGAGCGGCGAGGGGGCGTTCCTGCTGCGCGATGATCTGCCGTTTATCGAGGTGGGCGCGCAGGGGCGAGGTGAAGTCTGGAGTGTCAACGGCCAGGCGCAGCCAGCGCTGACCGTGTGGCAATTGGCGAGCGACGAGCCGGTTGCCAAAGGCGCCTATCTGGATGCCATGGCAGCCGGAGCGGCCAGTGAGATCGTGCGTCTGCTGGATTTGGGCCAGCGCGGACAGGCTGGTTTTAGCAAGGAGGGGGCGCTCAGTGCCCTGCGGCCCAGTGACATCGCGGTGCTGGTGCGAGACTTCAACGAGGCCCAAGCCATTCGTGGCGAGCTGGCTGCACGCGGCGTGCGCAGTGTTTACCTCTCCGACAAGGATTCGGTGTTCGCCGCCCAGGAAGCACGCGATCTGCTGCTGTGGCTGCGTGCCTGCGCCGAGCCGGATCAGGATCGCTCGCTGCGTGCAGCGCTGGCCAGCGCGACGCTGGGGCTGGCGTTGGCTGAGCTGGAGCAGCTCAACCTCCACGAGCGCACCTGGGAGCGCCGCGTCATGCAGTTCCGCGACTATCGTCAGCGCTGGCAGCGACAGGGCGTACTGCCGATGCTGCGCCAACTGCTGCAGGACTTCGAACTGCCGCAACGGCTGATGGGCCGTGACGATGGCGAGCGGGTGCTGACCAATCTGCTACACCTGGCCGAACTGCTGCAGCAGGCCGCCGCCGAGCTGGACGGTGAACTGGCGCTGATTCGGCATTTGAGCGAACTGCTGGCTGGCGAAGGCCAGGCGGCGGATGAGCAGGTGTTGCGCCTGGAGAGCGACGAGGCGCTGGTGCGCGTGGTGACCATCCACAAATCCAAGGGCCTGGAATATCCCCTGGTATTCCTGCCGTTCATCTGCGCCTTCCGTCCGGTGGATGACAAGAAACCGCTGCAGATCCACGACGGCGAACGCCGACGTTTGGTGCTCAAGGCCGATGAGGACAGTCTGGAGCGCGCCGAGCGTGAGCGTCTGGGTGAAGATCTGCGCCTGCTATACGTGGCCCTGACCCGTGCCCGCCACGCCTGCTGGCTGGGCGTGTCGGATCTGAAGATCGGTAACGGCAAGAAGTCGCGTCTGCATGAATCGGCTATCGGTTATCTGCTTGGTGGTGGCGAGCCTCTGGCGGCCAGTGCTGCGCTCGTTGATTGGCTTGCGCCCTTTGCCTCCGGGTTGGAAAGCTCCGTGGCGCCAGTGCCGCCCGCCAGCGAGCAGCGCTATCGCGTGATCGACGATGAGCGGTTCGAGCCGCATTGGCGCACGCCAGCACGACGCGCTGCCGAGCATTGGTGGATTGCCTCCTACAGCGCGCTGCGTTTGGACGAGGACGCGCCCAGCCAGATCAGCCGCCATGAAGATGCCGCACCCGACAGCCCAGCGATGCAGAACGCCATCGACGATGAGAGCCCGTTGCTGGCCCTGGCGCCGTTGCCTGCATCGGCTCAGGGGCTGCATCGCTTCCCGCGCGGGCCCAATCCCGGCACCTTCCTCCACGGTTTGCTGGAAATGGCGGCTCAGGAAGGCTTCGCAATCCTGGCGCGGAATCCAGCGAAACTGCGCGAGGCACTGGCGCGGCGCTGCCAGCGTCGAGGTCTAGAAGGCTGGATCGACCCGTTGCAGGACTGGCTATTGGCGCTGCTGACCCGGCCGCTCCCTCTGGATGGCGCGGATAGCCTGGTGCTGGCGCAACTGACGCAATATCAGTCCGAGCTGGAATTCTGGTTCGAAGCGCGTGGGGTCGATGTCAGGCTGCTGGATCAGTGGGTGCAGCAGTGCGAGTTGCCGGGTATCGCCAGGCAGCCGCTGCGGGCTGACACCCTCAACGGTATGTTCAAGGGCTTCATCGATCTGGTATTCGAACATCAGGGGCGTTACTACGTGGCGGATTACAAATCCAACTGGCTCGGCAGCGACGACAGCGCCTATACCTGTGACGCGATGGAAACGGCCATCGCCAGCCACCGTTATGACCTGCAATACGTGCTCTACGTGCTGGCGCTGCATCGGCAACTGCGCTTGCGCCTGCCGGATTACGACTATGACCAGCATGTTGGTGGCGCGCTCTATCTGTTCCTGCGTGCGCCGCAGCAGGGTGCCTACCTGGCGCGGCCGCCGCGCGAGCTGATCGAGCGACTGGACGCGCTGTTCATGGGTGAAGCCGAGGAGGGGGCTGCATGA
- a CDS encoding ComEA family DNA-binding protein, translating to MMKIYLSSVLFAVLTSLSLAASAVETSKTEPAATASAQVSQAVTVNLNTADAETLQRELAGIGATKAQAIVAYREAHGNFASVDELLEVKGIGEATLDKNRDKLMVD from the coding sequence ATGATGAAAATCTACCTCTCCTCTGTGTTGTTCGCCGTTCTCACCTCCCTCTCCCTTGCTGCCTCGGCGGTAGAAACTTCGAAGACCGAACCAGCCGCTACGGCTTCTGCGCAGGTTTCTCAGGCGGTCACCGTCAATCTGAATACCGCTGATGCCGAGACTCTCCAGCGCGAGTTGGCGGGTATCGGGGCGACCAAGGCGCAGGCGATCGTGGCCTATCGCGAGGCTCACGGAAACTTCGCTTCGGTTGACGAGTTACTTGAGGTCAAAGGTATCGGGGAGGCGACTCTGGACAAGAATCGCGACAAGCTCATGGTCGATTGA
- the recC gene encoding exodeoxyribonuclease V subunit gamma, producing the protein MPASPELSPGLIVIHGNHLEELRTLAVQWMRRYPLRPLENEVLLVQSNGIAQWLKLALAERDGCGIAAALDVDLPARFLWQAYRNVLGKDAIPQQSPLDKAPLTWRLMRLLPGLLAEEAFAPLRRFLADDQDLRKRHQLAERLADLFDQYQVYRADWLADWAAGHDRLRTSRGGERLLEGDSRWQPALWRALLADVGEQHLAESRAGVHPRFVARMGELDAAPPGLPRRITVFGISSLPAQVLEALAAMARFSQVMLYVHNPCQHHWGDIVEDKDLLRHEYRRQQRKGKPGAQIGLFEQEDMHQHGQPLLAAWGKQGRDYINLLDQYDEPQRYREQFERIDLFSPANESNLLGQLQNDILDLRPLTETRSAWPPVEPARDHSLRFHIAHSAQREVEILHDQLLASFSEDATLRPRDVIVMVPDVNAYAPHIQAVFGQFASDDPRFIPFTLADQGLRGKEPMIIALEHLLRLPDSRFSVSEILDLLDVAALRQRFAIAEDQMPTLRRWLGGAGVRWGLNATQRQSLGLGENLEQNTWRFGLRRMLLGYAVGKADAFAGIEPYDEIGGLDAALIGPVTRLLETLDQHLQLMREPTTPVQWGERLRSLLDGFFLAQNDREEVLTTQLLDALDAWLELCEAATLDEALTLPVVREAWLGGLDQGRLSQRFLAGAVNFCTLMPMRAIPFRQVCLLGMNDGDYPRSQAPLDFDLMAGDYRPGDRSRREDDRYLLLEALLAARDRLYISWVGRSIRDNSERPPSVLVGQLRDHLASAWTLAGGGDLLHGLTTEHPLQPFSRRYFDGEAQLFSYAREWAALHGHALAGENFVAPLPAWEEGRQLTPELLQSFLRDPVKCFFTRRLKVFLDEDEQAQLDSEPFALDGLQRYQLQETLLKAAVAGDVDSDDALRAAADRLQRSGVLPLAGFGEQYRNALLEPLPAQLRRYQGLCLCWPTPVESPQRLLFSAAGVDLDGWLAGLRQKADGSLARLELLPGALHKDKSWKWHRLLRPYVLHVIAAACGVPLTTLLVGEDRSLVFDPLPAEHAAHVLTAWLEAWNLGMQSPLPVALKTSLAWLQDNNEDKASSVYEGGYNLTGEVQGSASLARQFPNYAALTSDGQFQLWSERLYQPLLDSHPQALEEDAA; encoded by the coding sequence ATGCCCGCCAGCCCGGAGCTGTCCCCCGGCCTTATCGTCATTCACGGTAACCACCTCGAAGAGTTGCGCACTCTGGCGGTACAGTGGATGCGGCGCTATCCATTGCGGCCTCTGGAGAACGAGGTGCTGCTGGTGCAGAGCAATGGCATCGCCCAGTGGCTCAAGCTGGCGCTGGCCGAGCGTGACGGCTGCGGCATTGCTGCGGCGCTGGATGTCGATCTGCCGGCGCGCTTTCTCTGGCAGGCGTACCGCAACGTATTGGGTAAGGATGCGATTCCGCAGCAGTCGCCGCTGGACAAGGCGCCGCTGACCTGGCGCCTGATGCGGCTGTTGCCGGGTTTGCTGGCGGAGGAAGCGTTCGCCCCTTTGCGCCGCTTCCTCGCCGATGATCAGGATCTGCGCAAGCGTCACCAACTGGCAGAGCGTCTGGCCGATCTGTTCGACCAATACCAGGTCTATCGCGCTGACTGGCTGGCGGACTGGGCCGCCGGGCATGATCGCCTGCGTACCTCACGCGGTGGCGAGCGGCTGTTGGAGGGTGACTCGCGTTGGCAGCCGGCGCTGTGGCGCGCCTTGCTGGCGGATGTCGGCGAGCAGCATCTGGCCGAGAGCCGCGCCGGCGTGCATCCGCGCTTCGTCGCGCGCATGGGCGAGCTGGATGCAGCGCCGCCCGGGCTGCCGCGGCGCATCACCGTTTTCGGTATTTCCTCATTACCGGCTCAGGTGCTGGAAGCGCTGGCGGCCATGGCGCGTTTCAGTCAAGTCATGCTCTACGTGCACAACCCCTGTCAGCACCACTGGGGCGATATCGTCGAAGACAAGGATCTGCTGCGTCACGAGTACCGTCGCCAGCAGCGCAAGGGCAAGCCGGGCGCGCAGATCGGTCTGTTCGAACAGGAGGACATGCACCAGCACGGCCAGCCGCTGTTGGCTGCCTGGGGCAAGCAGGGCCGCGACTACATCAACCTGCTGGATCAGTACGACGAGCCGCAGCGTTACCGCGAGCAGTTCGAGCGCATCGACCTGTTCAGTCCGGCCAACGAGAGCAACCTGCTTGGCCAGCTACAGAACGACATCCTCGACCTACGTCCGCTGACGGAAACGCGCAGCGCCTGGCCGCCGGTCGAGCCCGCGCGTGATCATTCGCTGCGCTTTCATATCGCCCACAGCGCTCAACGCGAGGTTGAGATCCTCCACGATCAGTTGCTCGCCAGTTTCAGCGAGGACGCCACGCTACGACCGCGCGACGTGATCGTCATGGTGCCAGACGTCAACGCCTATGCACCGCATATCCAGGCCGTGTTCGGCCAGTTCGCCAGCGACGACCCGCGTTTCATTCCCTTCACCCTGGCCGACCAGGGCCTGCGCGGGAAGGAGCCAATGATCATCGCGCTGGAGCATTTGCTGCGCCTGCCGGACAGCCGCTTCAGCGTCAGCGAGATTCTCGACCTGCTGGATGTCGCTGCGCTGCGCCAACGTTTCGCCATCGCCGAAGATCAGATGCCCACCCTGCGTCGCTGGCTGGGGGGGGCCGGTGTGCGCTGGGGGTTGAACGCGACTCAGCGGCAGTCGCTCGGCCTCGGCGAGAACCTGGAGCAGAACACCTGGCGTTTCGGCCTGCGGCGCATGCTGCTGGGCTACGCAGTGGGCAAGGCCGACGCCTTTGCCGGTATTGAGCCCTATGACGAGATCGGCGGGCTTGATGCTGCGCTGATCGGCCCGGTGACGCGCCTGCTGGAAACTCTCGACCAGCATCTGCAGCTAATGCGTGAGCCGACCACGCCAGTGCAGTGGGGCGAACGCTTGCGCAGTCTGCTTGATGGCTTCTTCCTTGCGCAGAACGACCGTGAAGAAGTGCTCACGACTCAACTGCTCGATGCACTGGACGCCTGGCTGGAGCTGTGCGAGGCCGCCACGCTGGACGAAGCGCTGACCCTGCCAGTGGTGCGCGAAGCGTGGCTCGGCGGGCTCGATCAGGGCCGGTTGAGTCAGCGTTTTCTCGCCGGTGCAGTAAATTTCTGCACCCTGATGCCGATGCGCGCGATCCCGTTTCGCCAGGTCTGCCTGCTGGGCATGAACGATGGCGACTATCCGCGCAGCCAGGCCCCGCTGGATTTCGACCTGATGGCTGGCGATTACCGTCCCGGTGATCGCTCACGCCGCGAGGATGACCGCTATTTGCTGCTGGAAGCGTTGCTGGCGGCGCGTGATCGCCTTTATATCAGCTGGGTAGGGCGCAGCATTCGCGACAACAGCGAGCGGCCGCCGTCCGTGTTGGTCGGTCAGTTGCGCGACCATCTTGCCAGTGCCTGGACACTGGCTGGTGGCGGCGACCTGCTGCATGGTCTGACCACCGAGCACCCACTGCAGCCCTTCAGTCGTCGCTACTTCGATGGTGAGGCGCAGTTGTTCAGTTATGCCCGCGAGTGGGCCGCCCTGCATGGCCATGCGTTGGCGGGAGAAAACTTTGTTGCACCCTTACCAGCCTGGGAGGAGGGGAGGCAGCTTACGCCTGAGCTATTGCAGTCGTTCCTGCGTGATCCGGTGAAGTGTTTCTTCACCCGCCGCCTGAAGGTGTTTCTCGATGAAGACGAGCAGGCGCAACTCGACAGTGAGCCATTTGCCCTTGACGGTCTGCAGCGCTATCAGTTGCAGGAAACCTTGCTAAAGGCCGCCGTCGCAGGCGATGTGGATAGCGACGATGCGCTAAGGGCGGCAGCCGACCGTCTGCAACGTAGTGGTGTCCTGCCGCTGGCCGGTTTCGGCGAGCAATATCGCAATGCCCTGCTGGAGCCTCTGCCGGCGCAGTTGCGGCGTTATCAGGGGCTCTGCCTGTGCTGGCCGACGCCGGTCGAGTCGCCACAGCGTCTGCTCTTCAGTGCAGCCGGTGTTGATCTCGATGGCTGGCTCGCCGGGTTGCGGCAGAAGGCCGACGGTAGCCTGGCGCGCCTGGAGCTGCTGCCGGGCGCATTGCACAAGGACAAGAGCTGGAAATGGCATCGTCTGCTGCGGCCCTATGTACTGCACGTCATCGCCGCGGCCTGTGGTGTGCCGCTGACCACCTTGCTGGTCGGTGAGGATCGTAGTCTCGTGTTCGACCCCCTGCCTGCGGAGCACGCAGCCCATGTACTGACCGCTTGGCTGGAGGCCTGGAATCTGGGTATGCAGTCGCCGTTGCCGGTCGCGCTGAAAACCTCGTTGGCCTGGTTGCAGGACAACAACGAGGACAAGGCCAGCAGCGTCTACGAGGGGGGCTACAACCTCACCGGTGAAGTCCAGGGCAGCGCCAGTCTGGCTAGGCAGTTCCCGAATTACGCCGCGCTTACCTCCGATGGTCAGTTCCAGCTTTGGAGCGAGCGGCTCTATCAGCCGCTGCTCGACAGCCATCCCCAGGCGCTCGAGGAGGATGCAGCATGA